In Streptomyces violaceusniger Tu 4113, one DNA window encodes the following:
- a CDS encoding carbohydrate ABC transporter permease, whose protein sequence is MNHTTHPPDRRPVRDQARAATAASPPVRTTARRRPTSQQWAAWAFLTPVTLYLVLFYAYPLYRNLDLSLRHYTVRSFVQGDAPFTGLANYRTVLDDPTFGPALTHTVVFTAVCLFFQYAIGLTLAVFFNQNFRLSATLRALFLVPWLLPLIVSASTWSWMLNSDSGVVNAALHAFGIDSVNWLTSPSWSLTSVMIANIWIGVPFNLVVLHSGLQSIPRSLYEAAALDGAGAWQRFWHITLPLLRPVSAITLLLGLVYTLKVFDIIWIMTKGGPADSSTTFATWSYQLGFGNLLPAFGPGAAVGNLLVVAALVFGLVYLRVQRKQYAS, encoded by the coding sequence ATGAACCACACGACACACCCGCCGGACCGCCGGCCGGTGCGCGACCAGGCCAGGGCGGCCACCGCTGCCTCGCCCCCGGTCCGAACCACCGCCCGACGCCGTCCCACCTCACAGCAGTGGGCCGCCTGGGCCTTCCTCACCCCGGTGACCCTCTACCTCGTCCTCTTCTACGCCTATCCGCTCTACCGCAATCTCGACCTGAGTCTGCGTCACTACACCGTCCGCTCCTTCGTGCAGGGCGACGCCCCCTTCACCGGCCTCGCCAACTACCGGACCGTCCTTGACGATCCGACCTTCGGCCCGGCGCTCACCCACACCGTGGTCTTCACCGCCGTCTGCCTGTTCTTCCAGTACGCGATCGGGCTCACGCTCGCGGTCTTCTTCAACCAGAACTTCCGGCTCTCCGCGACCCTGCGTGCCCTGTTCCTCGTACCATGGCTGCTGCCGCTCATCGTGTCGGCTTCCACTTGGTCGTGGATGCTCAACAGCGACTCGGGTGTCGTCAACGCAGCCCTGCACGCCTTCGGGATCGATTCGGTGAATTGGCTGACGTCACCGTCGTGGTCGCTGACCTCGGTGATGATCGCCAACATCTGGATCGGCGTGCCGTTCAACCTCGTCGTGCTCCACAGCGGTCTGCAGTCGATCCCTCGCAGTCTCTACGAGGCGGCCGCCCTCGACGGCGCCGGCGCCTGGCAGCGCTTCTGGCACATCACCCTCCCGCTACTGCGCCCGGTGTCCGCCATCACGCTCCTGCTGGGCCTGGTCTACACACTCAAGGTCTTCGACATCATCTGGATCATGACCAAGGGCGGCCCGGCGGACTCGTCCACCACCTTCGCCACCTGGTCCTACCAACTCGGGTTCGGCAACCTGCTGCCCGCCTTCGGCCCCGGTGCGGCCGTCGGGAACCTGCTCGTCGTCGCGGCCCTGGTCTTCGGCCTGGTGTATCTGAGGGTCCAGCGAAAGCAGTACGCCTCATGA
- a CDS encoding MFS transporter — protein MSTAAVNESGTADAQPKAQRQVLVALSGLLIALFVATLSSTVVSTALPKMIGALHGSQTQYTWIVTATLLTTTATTPIWGKLADLFSKKTLVQIAVVVFVVGSVAAGVSQSAGQLIASRALQGVGVGGVQSLVQIVIAAMIPPRERGRYSGYLSSVTALSTIGGPLLGGFIVDTSWLGWRWCFLISLPVAVAALILLQRTLRLPVIRRDNVKIDYLGATLITSGVSVLLIWISFVDSSFAWGSWQTAAMVGGGLVLLAVALWVETRAAEPVVPLRIIKQRTTVLAILGSLAAGTAMFAASVYLSQYFQVSRGYTATEAGLLTIPMMGGILVSSILAGRMLSRTGKLKPFVIVGSILLTLGFAGLGTIDHTTSLVFMSVAMLFIGTGVGMTMQNFVLVVQNSVPLKDIGTASTTVTFFRSLGGTFGVTVLGAVLARQVSNGVAQDHEPAAVAYGDAAGTIFLICAAVAALGIVAAVLLKPVVLRTSLDTSEATRPAAADTPSSGAASEAEETGGAPRDGR, from the coding sequence ATGAGCACAGCCGCAGTCAATGAGTCCGGCACCGCAGACGCACAGCCCAAGGCCCAACGACAGGTCCTCGTGGCCCTCAGCGGCTTGCTCATCGCGCTCTTCGTCGCGACCCTCAGCAGTACGGTCGTCTCGACCGCGCTGCCCAAGATGATCGGTGCGCTGCACGGCTCGCAGACGCAGTACACCTGGATCGTCACCGCGACCCTGCTCACCACCACGGCCACGACCCCGATCTGGGGCAAGCTGGCTGATCTGTTCAGCAAGAAGACCCTCGTACAAATAGCCGTGGTCGTCTTCGTCGTCGGCTCGGTGGCCGCCGGGGTGAGCCAGTCCGCCGGGCAGCTCATCGCCTCCCGCGCGCTCCAGGGAGTGGGCGTCGGCGGCGTCCAGTCGCTCGTCCAGATCGTCATCGCCGCGATGATCCCGCCCCGCGAACGCGGCCGGTACAGCGGTTACCTCAGCAGCGTCACCGCACTGTCCACCATCGGTGGTCCGCTGCTCGGCGGCTTCATCGTCGACACCTCCTGGCTGGGCTGGCGGTGGTGCTTCCTCATCAGCCTCCCGGTCGCCGTTGCCGCGCTGATCCTGCTCCAGCGGACGCTGCGCCTTCCGGTCATCCGACGCGACAACGTGAAGATCGACTATCTGGGCGCGACCCTGATCACCTCGGGTGTCAGCGTGCTGCTCATCTGGATCTCATTCGTCGACAGCTCGTTCGCCTGGGGTTCCTGGCAGACCGCCGCCATGGTCGGCGGGGGACTGGTCCTGTTGGCCGTCGCCCTGTGGGTCGAGACGCGCGCCGCCGAGCCCGTCGTGCCGCTGCGCATCATCAAGCAGCGCACCACCGTACTGGCGATCCTCGGAAGCCTCGCCGCCGGCACGGCCATGTTCGCCGCCTCGGTCTATCTCAGCCAGTACTTCCAGGTCAGTCGCGGTTACACCGCCACCGAGGCGGGCCTGCTGACCATTCCGATGATGGGCGGCATCCTTGTCTCCTCCATCCTCGCGGGCCGAATGCTCAGTAGGACGGGCAAGCTCAAGCCTTTCGTCATCGTCGGCTCCATCCTGCTTACGCTCGGGTTCGCCGGACTCGGCACCATCGACCACACGACGTCATTGGTCTTCATGAGCGTGGCGATGCTGTTCATCGGCACCGGCGTGGGCATGACCATGCAAAACTTCGTGCTCGTCGTACAGAACTCCGTCCCGCTGAAGGACATCGGTACGGCCAGCACCACGGTCACCTTCTTCCGCTCTCTGGGCGGCACGTTCGGCGTCACGGTTCTGGGCGCCGTCCTGGCCCGCCAGGTCTCCAACGGCGTTGCGCAGGATCACGAGCCCGCCGCCGTCGCCTATGGCGATGCGGCCGGAACCATCTTCCTCATCTGCGCCGCTGTCGCCGCCCTCGGCATCGTCGCGGCGGTCCTGCTGAAGCCGGTCGTCCTGCGGACCAGCCTGGACACGTCCGAAGCCACTCGACCGGCCGCCGCCGATACTCCTTCATCGGGCGCCGCGTCCGAAGCGGAAGAGACGGGCGGGGCGCCCCGCGACGGCCGCTGA
- a CDS encoding LacI family DNA-binding transcriptional regulator translates to MNIGEIAKRAGVSRSTVSYALSRKRTVSDETRAKIQRVIDELGYRPNASARALANGRTNAIALVFPPAGDHYTGMQLDFIGSVVEAAATFDYDVLLSPSGVDSDRSFQRLLGERRVDGAILMEIRLQDDRVDHLFTENFPAVCIGRTARPEADWWVGLDHTALAAACVQHLADLGHRKVAFVNRPERLLRAGYESAHRGLDGFTKAAAERGLSVRTYNCGDDASSGQACVERILHDDPATTALVTLNEAALGGLYRGLAHAGRHVPRDFSVTGVAAARWAETVTPQLTAADVPASQMGRLAVELLVERLDRPDGPPRHHLLAPSISLRASTGPVGTAPSVLRRSG, encoded by the coding sequence GTGAACATCGGTGAGATCGCGAAGCGGGCCGGTGTCTCACGGAGCACCGTGTCGTACGCACTGAGCCGCAAGCGCACGGTGTCGGACGAGACCCGCGCGAAGATCCAGCGCGTCATCGACGAGCTCGGCTACCGGCCCAACGCGAGCGCACGCGCCCTGGCCAACGGCCGGACCAACGCCATCGCGCTGGTCTTTCCCCCGGCAGGCGACCACTACACCGGAATGCAACTCGACTTCATCGGCAGCGTGGTGGAGGCCGCGGCCACCTTCGACTACGACGTGCTGCTCTCGCCGAGCGGTGTGGACAGCGACCGCTCGTTCCAGCGGCTGCTGGGTGAACGGCGCGTCGACGGCGCGATCCTGATGGAGATCAGGCTCCAGGACGATCGAGTCGACCACCTCTTCACCGAGAACTTCCCTGCCGTCTGTATCGGCCGCACCGCGCGGCCGGAGGCAGACTGGTGGGTCGGTCTCGACCACACCGCGCTCGCGGCGGCCTGTGTCCAGCACCTCGCCGACCTGGGCCACCGCAAGGTCGCCTTCGTCAACCGGCCCGAACGGCTCCTGCGCGCCGGGTACGAGTCCGCGCACCGGGGGCTCGACGGCTTCACGAAGGCCGCCGCGGAGCGCGGGCTCAGCGTCCGCACGTACAACTGCGGGGACGACGCCTCCTCCGGCCAGGCGTGTGTGGAGCGGATCCTGCACGACGATCCCGCCACCACAGCCCTCGTCACGCTGAACGAGGCCGCGCTGGGCGGTCTCTACCGGGGGCTGGCCCATGCGGGGCGCCATGTGCCGCGGGACTTCTCCGTCACCGGTGTTGCGGCCGCCCGATGGGCCGAGACAGTGACCCCGCAGCTCACGGCGGCCGATGTGCCCGCGTCGCAGATGGGGCGTCTGGCCGTCGAGCTGCTCGTCGAGCGGCTCGACCGTCCGGATGGGCCGCCTCGTCACCACCTGCTTGCTCCGTCGATCTCTCTGCGTGCCAGTACCGGGCCCGTCGGCACCGCCCCGTCGGTTCTTCGCCGGTCCGGCTGA
- a CDS encoding amylo-alpha-1,6-glucosidase, whose protein sequence is MTAARSGPAFSVHDIPFSTHGSWFGISPVVAEKTYADDLHLVSHQNGMHAVLRLVPVDTNTGDRAETRAEATPSMLRWVGSGGNIDCVYESPDTIHLRGEGLGLSITAATHTLTPFTGTYFYRDPVDGAHVFTSYETGRRYRITVLSGFLTEVSGSQVLGSAERGLTVTADGGGVWEAAVEEMDGARPPFASSATFGQVVAAAEDAFAAFADAVAPWRSDGTPAAELAAYVLWSATVRPAALVTRPAVLMSKHWMDKVWSWDHCFTALALGPGAPSLAWDQFSLPFDHQDESGALPDSVTHSEVLYNFVKPPIHGWTLGHLRRRLPEPLGRAELTKMYDRLRRWTDFWLTARRAPGATLPHYQHGNDSGWDNATTFDPECVVVTADLAAFLVLQLRELADLATELDLPDDAHRWTRAAEDTQAAMLDELWAGERFVARGVDNARTWSTSSLLDLMPIVLGEHLPEHIGKTLAARIEAHLTPYGLATELSISPHYRPDGYWRGPIWAPATVLIEDGLRRGGHHRLADKISARFRALCETHGFAENFDALTGTGLRDRAYTWTAAGYLLLAEAHELRCTAPESAAHTGG, encoded by the coding sequence ATGACCGCCGCCCGATCCGGCCCGGCCTTCTCCGTCCACGACATTCCGTTCAGCACGCACGGCTCCTGGTTCGGTATCTCGCCCGTGGTGGCGGAGAAGACGTACGCCGACGACCTGCACCTGGTCTCCCACCAGAACGGCATGCACGCCGTCCTGCGTCTCGTGCCCGTCGACACGAACACGGGCGACCGTGCCGAGACCCGTGCCGAGGCGACGCCGAGCATGCTCAGGTGGGTGGGCTCGGGCGGGAACATCGACTGCGTCTACGAGTCGCCCGACACGATCCACCTCCGGGGGGAAGGGCTGGGGCTGAGCATCACCGCGGCCACCCACACCCTGACACCCTTCACCGGCACCTACTTCTACCGCGATCCGGTGGACGGTGCGCACGTGTTCACCTCGTACGAGACCGGGCGCCGGTACCGGATCACCGTGCTGTCCGGCTTCTTGACCGAGGTGTCCGGCAGCCAGGTCCTCGGCAGCGCCGAGCGCGGCCTCACCGTCACCGCGGACGGCGGCGGAGTGTGGGAAGCCGCCGTCGAGGAAATGGACGGCGCGCGCCCCCCCTTCGCCTCGTCGGCGACGTTCGGCCAAGTGGTGGCGGCCGCGGAGGACGCCTTCGCCGCCTTCGCCGACGCGGTGGCCCCCTGGCGTTCGGACGGCACCCCGGCCGCCGAACTCGCCGCGTACGTCCTGTGGTCGGCGACGGTCCGCCCGGCCGCCCTCGTCACCCGGCCCGCGGTGCTGATGTCCAAACACTGGATGGACAAGGTCTGGAGCTGGGACCACTGCTTCACCGCCCTTGCGCTCGGGCCCGGTGCGCCCTCGTTGGCCTGGGACCAGTTCTCGCTGCCGTTCGACCACCAGGACGAGAGCGGGGCCCTGCCCGACTCGGTGACCCACTCGGAGGTCCTCTACAACTTCGTCAAACCACCCATCCACGGCTGGACCCTGGGCCATCTGCGCCGACGGCTCCCCGAACCCCTCGGCCGGGCCGAACTCACCAAGATGTACGACCGGTTGAGACGCTGGACGGACTTCTGGCTCACCGCGCGCCGCGCGCCGGGTGCCACCCTGCCCCACTACCAGCACGGGAACGACAGCGGCTGGGACAACGCCACGACCTTCGACCCCGAGTGTGTGGTCGTCACCGCCGACCTGGCCGCGTTCCTGGTCCTCCAGCTCCGTGAACTCGCCGACCTGGCCACTGAACTGGACCTGCCTGACGACGCCCACCGCTGGACCCGCGCCGCCGAGGACACGCAGGCGGCGATGCTGGACGAACTGTGGGCGGGGGAACGGTTCGTGGCCCGTGGCGTCGACAATGCGAGGACCTGGAGCACGTCCAGTCTGCTCGACCTGATGCCGATCGTGCTGGGCGAGCATCTTCCCGAGCACATCGGGAAGACCTTGGCGGCCCGCATCGAGGCCCACCTGACCCCGTACGGACTGGCCACCGAGCTGTCCATCTCACCCCACTACCGTCCCGACGGCTACTGGCGCGGCCCCATCTGGGCCCCGGCCACCGTTCTGATCGAGGACGGCCTGCGCCGCGGCGGCCACCATCGCCTCGCGGACAAGATCAGCGCCCGCTTCCGGGCCCTGTGCGAAACCCACGGCTTCGCGGAGAACTTCGACGCCCTCACCGGCACGGGCCTGCGCGACCGCGCCTACACCTGGACCGCGGCGGGCTACCTCCTCCTGGCCGAAGCCCACGAACTCCGGTGCACCGCGCCTGAATCCGCCGCACACACCGGCGGCTGA
- a CDS encoding sugar ABC transporter substrate-binding protein codes for MNRSTRRRLTATTMTVVALAVGTTACSSDDGTSSAKAADSGTYTVWDPYPQFAKGSDWVKLLDSCGSETGVKVTRTAYDTSDLTNKALLAAQQDNSPDVLILDNPVVSTLAEAGVLTTTDENKVDTSTVEPNLLAAGQTGGKTYGTPIGANTLALYYNKDVLKGAGVDIASIRDWKSLTAALEKVKKAGKKGITFSAIGTEEGSFQFLPWFWGSGAKLTELDSSQGVSALSLWSDWLKKGYAPNSVINNTQTTSWQEFASGDYAFAENGTWQLANAEKADFDYGVLPIPGADGGNAAAPTGGEFVTVPTQGDTDRYTTTQKLVSCLTSTDNLHDTDTTLSYVAPTSAVQDKQFAADAKLKPWVEAVKSAKGRTSDDLDTKYPKISEQLWKAVQSALSGSRSPKDALTAAQDAVK; via the coding sequence ATGAACAGATCCACCAGACGCCGTCTCACCGCGACCACCATGACCGTCGTCGCGCTCGCGGTCGGCACCACCGCATGTTCCTCCGACGACGGCACGTCGTCCGCGAAGGCGGCGGACAGCGGCACCTACACCGTCTGGGACCCGTACCCGCAGTTCGCCAAGGGCTCGGACTGGGTGAAACTGCTGGACAGTTGTGGCAGCGAGACAGGGGTGAAGGTCACGCGGACGGCCTATGACACCAGCGACCTGACGAACAAGGCGCTGCTGGCCGCCCAGCAGGACAACTCCCCGGATGTCCTCATCCTCGACAACCCGGTGGTGTCGACGCTGGCCGAGGCCGGGGTGCTCACCACGACGGACGAGAACAAGGTGGACACCTCGACGGTGGAGCCCAACCTGCTCGCGGCCGGTCAGACGGGCGGCAAGACCTACGGAACGCCCATCGGCGCCAACACCCTCGCCCTCTACTACAACAAGGACGTCCTCAAGGGCGCCGGCGTGGACATCGCCTCGATCAGGGACTGGAAGTCGTTGACCGCGGCTCTGGAGAAGGTGAAGAAGGCGGGGAAGAAGGGCATCACCTTCTCCGCGATCGGCACCGAGGAGGGCAGCTTCCAGTTCCTGCCGTGGTTCTGGGGATCGGGCGCGAAGCTGACCGAACTCGACTCCTCCCAGGGCGTCTCGGCCCTATCCCTGTGGAGCGACTGGCTGAAGAAGGGCTACGCGCCCAACTCGGTCATCAACAACACACAGACCACCAGCTGGCAGGAGTTCGCGAGCGGCGACTACGCGTTCGCCGAGAACGGCACCTGGCAGCTCGCCAACGCCGAGAAGGCCGACTTCGACTACGGCGTCCTGCCCATACCGGGCGCGGACGGGGGCAACGCCGCGGCGCCGACGGGCGGCGAGTTCGTCACCGTCCCGACTCAGGGCGACACCGACCGGTACACCACCACGCAGAAGCTCGTGTCCTGCCTGACCAGCACCGACAACCTCCACGACACCGACACGACCCTGTCGTACGTGGCCCCCACGAGCGCAGTGCAGGACAAGCAGTTCGCGGCCGACGCCAAGCTCAAGCCCTGGGTCGAGGCGGTCAAGTCGGCCAAGGGGCGCACCAGCGACGACCTCGACACCAAGTACCCCAAGATCTCGGAGCAGTTGTGGAAGGCGGTCCAGTCCGCGCTCAGTGGGTCGCGGTCGCCGAAGGACGCGCTCACCGCGGCACAGGACGCCGTCAAGTAA
- a CDS encoding MFS transporter produces the protein MCLNTRHPPHGVEREPPGAGREFADLGDVAVRTVGVCAAAGAAIAPLAGRWADRRLTRRVSGIAFAVAALSFVVGGLGAHHIVIIALAAVLLDMAAQATLIVGQHTIYRLDAHARARLNSVYIAIFFAGGAAGSQLGSIAYRVGGWGLASILGASMPLLALAYGSTEHRDQNRRSDVFSSAHLYRAN, from the coding sequence ATGTGCTTGAACACTCGTCACCCGCCCCACGGCGTCGAGAGAGAACCGCCGGGTGCCGGTCGTGAGTTCGCGGATCTGGGTGACGTAGCCGTCAGGACGGTAGGTGTATGCGCGGCAGCAGGCGCGGCCATCGCGCCGCTCGCCGGACGCTGGGCCGACCGACGACTCACCCGACGCGTGAGCGGCATCGCATTCGCTGTAGCGGCACTGTCCTTCGTCGTGGGCGGCCTCGGAGCGCACCACATCGTGATCATCGCCCTGGCCGCCGTCCTGCTCGACATGGCCGCCCAGGCCACGCTCATCGTCGGCCAGCACACCATCTACCGGCTCGACGCACACGCCCGCGCGCGGCTCAACTCCGTGTACATCGCCATCTTCTTTGCCGGCGGAGCTGCCGGATCCCAGCTCGGCTCGATCGCATACCGCGTCGGCGGCTGGGGCCTGGCCAGCATCCTGGGTGCGTCCATGCCTCTCCTCGCCCTTGCGTACGGGAGCACCGAGCACCGCGACCAGAACAGGCGTTCAGACGTCTTCTCCTCCGCCCATCT
- a CDS encoding carbohydrate ABC transporter permease translates to MTTPTTHRPRRGWTPWWKTATGLLLTVVMLFPVYWMLNVSFTRDQDMRKSPPDWFPVHGTLDGYRAVFDQQLPYLGTSLVIGLGTVVLTVALAAPAGYALAKLRPRGGGVVSFLFLVAQMIPGIIMAMGFYAIYLSLGLLQSVPGLIVADSTLAVPFAVLIFTAFMSGIPDELLQAAKTDGAGALRTFWSIVLPMSRNAVVTVSLFAFLWSWSDFVFASTLANGGSHEPITLGIYQYIGNNNQEWNAIMATAVVASLPATVILVLAQRYVAAGVTAGAVKD, encoded by the coding sequence ATGACCACCCCGACCACCCACCGCCCGCGCCGGGGATGGACCCCCTGGTGGAAGACGGCCACCGGCCTCCTGCTCACCGTCGTCATGCTCTTCCCGGTCTACTGGATGCTCAATGTGTCCTTCACTCGCGACCAGGACATGCGCAAGTCGCCGCCCGACTGGTTCCCCGTCCACGGCACTCTGGACGGCTACCGCGCGGTCTTCGACCAGCAGCTTCCCTATCTCGGCACGAGTCTGGTCATCGGTCTGGGCACGGTCGTCCTGACGGTGGCACTGGCCGCGCCCGCCGGCTACGCGCTGGCGAAACTCCGCCCGCGTGGCGGAGGGGTGGTCAGTTTCCTCTTCCTGGTCGCGCAGATGATCCCCGGCATCATCATGGCGATGGGCTTCTACGCCATCTACCTCAGCCTCGGCCTGCTCCAGTCCGTTCCCGGCCTGATCGTCGCGGACTCCACCCTGGCCGTCCCGTTCGCCGTGCTGATCTTCACCGCGTTCATGTCGGGCATCCCGGACGAGCTCCTCCAGGCGGCGAAGACGGACGGAGCCGGGGCCCTGCGCACCTTCTGGTCGATCGTCCTGCCCATGAGCCGCAACGCCGTCGTCACGGTGTCGCTGTTCGCGTTCCTGTGGTCCTGGTCCGACTTCGTCTTCGCCAGCACCCTCGCCAACGGCGGATCCCATGAGCCGATCACCCTTGGCATCTACCAGTACATCGGCAACAACAACCAAGAGTGGAACGCCATCATGGCGACCGCCGTCGTGGCTTCGCTGCCCGCCACGGTGATCCTCGTCCTCGCCCAGCGCTATGTCGCCGCGGGCGTGACGGCCGGAGCCGTCAAGGACTGA
- a CDS encoding helix-turn-helix domain-containing protein: protein MSDREKDLEILALRHQLAVLQRTVDRPHLTWPNRALLAALLHRFPRARLRRLRLIVSPDTLLRRHCDLLRHRHAKASRPKRRGRPRTVRSIRILVLRLARENPSWGYRRVHGELSALGIKAAASTVWSILKEHGIPPAPEREHTTWAAFLRSQADAILAADFFETKTLTGATLYVLAVIEHASRRIPILRATAHPTTAWVTQLARNLVMDPHDANTRAKYLTRDRDIRYPAAFNALLQSEGNKVIQTGVRIPRMPRPPTRPPQRHPPRVPQCRMTCTDVLLGTYKARVRRLLTEQLLPADLHPAN from the coding sequence ATGAGCGATCGCGAGAAGGATCTGGAGATTCTGGCGCTGCGCCACCAACTCGCCGTGCTACAGCGCACGGTAGACCGTCCACATCTGACCTGGCCCAACCGGGCACTCCTCGCGGCCCTGCTACACCGCTTCCCACGAGCACGGCTCCGCCGACTCCGCCTGATTGTCTCTCCGGACACTCTCCTGCGCCGGCACTGCGACCTGCTCCGCCACCGCCACGCGAAGGCCTCCCGTCCCAAACGCCGCGGTCGGCCCCGTACCGTCCGCTCCATCCGGATCCTGGTTCTGCGCCTCGCACGGGAGAATCCAAGCTGGGGCTACCGGCGCGTGCACGGCGAACTCTCCGCCCTCGGTATCAAGGCCGCCGCCTCCACCGTGTGGAGCATCCTCAAAGAACACGGCATCCCGCCCGCACCCGAGCGGGAACACACGACCTGGGCGGCCTTCTTACGCTCGCAGGCCGACGCCATCCTCGCCGCCGACTTCTTCGAAACCAAGACCCTGACCGGGGCGACGCTGTACGTCCTCGCCGTCATCGAACACGCCAGCCGACGCATCCCCATCCTCCGCGCAACCGCCCACCCGACCACGGCATGGGTGACCCAACTCGCCCGGAACCTAGTCATGGACCCCCACGACGCAAACACCCGGGCGAAATACCTGACCCGGGACCGGGACATCCGCTACCCAGCCGCCTTCAACGCACTCCTGCAGTCCGAGGGCAACAAGGTCATCCAGACCGGCGTCCGGATACCCCGCATGCCACGTCCGCCGACGCGACCGCCTCAGCGGCATCCTCCACGAGTACCACAATGCCGCATGACCTGCACGGACGTACTTCTCGGCACCTACAAGGCCAGGGTCCGCCGCCTGCTCACCGAGCAACTCCTCCCGGCCGACCTGCACCCCGCGAACTGA